One segment of Salvelinus alpinus chromosome 1, SLU_Salpinus.1, whole genome shotgun sequence DNA contains the following:
- the LOC139537015 gene encoding sulfate anion transporter 1-like, translated as MEEAKVTEVPHLERRVRKRKEPMAILKTKLSRSLSCSMPRVKTTLTGLFPVVLWLPKYKLKEYIWGDLMSGLVIGIILVPQAIAYCLLAGVDPIYGLYTSFFANIIYFFMGTSRHVSVGIFSLMSLMVGQVVDREVYMAGFDLDDTKADGILNVTVDSDSSAVNLTMGAFGMECGKECYAISIAAAMTFLVGIYQVLMAVFRLGFVSVYLSAPMLDGFATGASFTILTVQAKYLLGLKIPRHQGYGTVVVTWINILSNIQNTNYCDLITSAICISVLVAGKELQERYKDRLKIPLPTELVVVAIATLASHFGDFHRRYDSNVSGAIPTGFIPPKVPSFGLMPRVAFDAMPLAVISFAFTVSLSEMFAKKNGYTVRPNQEMMAIAFCNIIPSFFHCFTTSAALAKTMVKDSTGCQTQVSSIVSAFVVLLVLLFFAPLFYSLQKCVLACIIIVSLRGALRKFRDVPSKWRVSKMDAIVWMVTMSASALISVEMGLVVGVVFSMLCIIVQTQKPKVSLLGQIHDTAHYEDMEEYENLMSLPKVKIFRFQAPLYYANKDFFLKSLYKAVGLAPFLEMTRRRKAEKKAGTLAEKEAVRADKTNGEVKVGLGSRELDLHTIILDCSAMPFIDSTGMQTFKGILKDYKEVCVTVLLASCNTTVIDSLRQGSFFGKADKDMENLSFYTVHAAVRFANDRAASTSELSNPVPRELPSCRFSIQP; from the exons ATGGAGGAAGCCAAGGTCACAGAAGTTCCCCACCTGGAGCGGAGGGTCAGGAAGCGGAAAGAGCCCATGGCCATCCTGAAGACCAAGCTGAGccgtagcctgtcctgctccatgcCCAGGGTCAAGACTACCCTGACTGGGTTATTCCCTGTGGTGCTCTGGCTGCCCAAGTACAAGCTGAAAGAGTATATCTGGGGTGATCTAATGTCGGGCCTCGTCATAGGCATCATCCTGGTCCCTCAGGCCATCGCCTACTGTCTGCTGGCCGGAGTAGACCCCATCTATGGCCTCTACACTTCCTTCTTCGCCAACATCATCTACTTCTTCATGGGGACCTCCAGGCACGTGTCTGTGGGCATATTCAGTCTGATGAGCCTTATGGTGGGCCAAGTGGTGGACAGAGAGGTGTATATGGCAGGGTTCGATTTGGATGACACCAAAGCAGATGGAATCTTGAATGTGACAGTTGACTCAGACAGCTCAGCAGTCAACCTGACCATGGGGGCCTTCGGCATGGAATGTGGGAAAGAATGTTATGCCATCAGTATCGCAGCAGCCATGACGTTTTTGGTTGGGATTTACCAG GTATTGATGGCTGTGTTCAGACTGGGCTTTGTCTCCGTTTATCTCTCTGCTCCCATGCTGGACGGCTTCGCCACTGGCGCCTCGTTCACCATCCTCACCGTCCAAGCCAAGTACCTCCTGGGGCTCAAGATCCCTCGCCACCAGGGCTACGGAACAGTGGTGGTCACCTGGATCAACATCTTAAGCAACATCCAGAATACCAACTACTGTGACCTGATCACCAGTGCCATCTGCATCTCCGTCCTGGTGGCGGGGAAGGAGCTCCAAGAGCGTTACAAGGACCGTCTTAAGATCCCCCTGCCCACAGAGCTGGTGGTGGTGGCGATCGCTACACTGGCGTCCCACTTTGGAGACTTTCATAGACGGTACGACTCCAATGTCTCTGGGGCTATCCCCACAGGCTTCATCCCCCCTAAGGTGCCCAGTTTTGGGTTGATGCCCCGGGTGGCCTTCGACGCCATGCCACTGGCTGTGATCAGCTTTGCCTTCACGGTTTCCCTCTCTGAGATGTTTGCCAAGAAGAACGGCTACACCGTTCGCCCCAACCAGGAGATGATGGCCATTGCTTTCTGTAACATCATCCCTTCTTTCTTCCACTGTTTTACCACCAGCGCTGCCCTGGCTAAGACTATGGTGAAAGACTCCACGGGCTGCCAGACTCAGGTCTCCAGCATTGTGAGTGCCTTCGTCGTTCTCCTGGTCCTACTCTTCTTTGCCCCCCTCTTTTACTCCCTCCAGAAGTGCGTCCTGGCCTGTATCATCATCGTCAGCCTGAGGGGCGCTCTCCGTAAGTTCAGAGACGTGCCCAGTAAGTGGCGCGTCAGTAAGATGGACGCTATTGTCTGGATGGTGACGATGAGTGCCTCAGCTCTGATCAGTGTGGAGATGGGGCTGGTGGTTGGGGTCGTTTTCTCTATGCTCTGTATCATCGTCCAGACCCAGAAGCCCAAGGTTTCTCTGCTGGGACAGATCCATGACACTGCCCACTACGAGGACATGGAGGAGTATGAAAACCTCATGTCTCTCCCTAAAGTAAAGATCTTCCGCTTCCAGGCCCCGCTGTACTATGCAAACAAGGACTTCTTCCTGAAGTCTCTGTACAAAGCCGTGGGCTTGGCACCCTTCCTGGAGATGACCAGGAGGAGGAAAGCAGAGAAAAAAGCGGGAACACTGGCAGAGAAGGAGGCTGTGAGAGCCGACAAGACTAATGGAGAGGTAAAGGTAGGGCTGGGGTCCAGAGAACTTGACTTACATACGATCATCCTAGACTGCTCTGCCATGCCCTTCATAGACTCAACAGGGATGCAAACCTTCAAAGGGATCCTTAAAGACTATAAGGAGGTGTGTGTCACGGTGCTGCTAGCGAGCTGTAACACCACGGTCATAGATTCTCTCAGACAAGGCTCTTTCTTTGGGAAGGCTGACAAAGACATGGAAAACTTGTCATTTTATACTGTACATGCTGCAGTTCGATTTGCCAATGACAGGGCAGCTTCTACATcagagctctccaaccctgttcctcgagagctaccgtcctgtaggttctcgatccaaccctaa